The following proteins are co-located in the Onychomys torridus chromosome 6, mOncTor1.1, whole genome shotgun sequence genome:
- the Rps3a gene encoding 40S ribosomal protein S3a, with protein sequence MAVGKNKRLTKGGKKGAKKKVVDPFSKKDWYDVKAPAMFNIRNIGKTLVTRTQGTKIASDGLKGRVFEVSLADLQNDEVAFRKFKLITEDVQGKNCLTNFHGMDLTRDKMCSMVKKWQTMIEAHVDVKTTDGYLLRLFCVGFTKKRNNQIRKTSYAQHQQVRQIRKKMMEIMTREVQTNDLKEVVNKLIPDSIGKDIEKACQSIYPLHDVFVRKVKMLKKPKFELGKLMELHGEGGGSGKATGDETGAKVERADGYEPPVQESV encoded by the exons ATGGCGGTCGGCAAGAACAAGCGCCTGACGAAAGGCGGCAAGAAGGGAGCCAAGAAGAAAGT GGTTGATCCATTTTCGAAGAAAGATTGGTACGATGTGAAAGCTCCGGCTATGTTCAATATTAGAAACATTGGGAAGACACTAGTCACGAGGACTCAAGGAACCA AAATCGCATCTGATGGCCTCAAGGGTCGAGTGTTTGAAGTGAGTCTTGCTGATCTACAGAATGATGAAGTTGCTTTTAGGAAATTCAAGCTAATTACCGAGGATGTGCAGGGCAAAAACTGTCTGACTAACTTCCATGGCATGGATCTTACCCGGGACAAAATGTGTTCCATGGTCAAGAAGTGGCAG ACCATGATTGAAGCTCATGTGGATGTCAAGACAACTGATGGTTATTTGCTCCGTCTATTCTGTGTTGGTTTCACTAAAAAACGCAACAACCAAATACGCAAGACCTCTTATGCACAGCACCAGCAGGTCCGCCAGATCCGGAAGAAGATGATGGAAATCATGACCCGAGAAGTGCAGACAAATGACTTGAAGGAAGTGGTTAATAAACT GATTCCAGACAGCATTGGGAAAGACATAGAAAAGGCTTGCCAGTCCATTTATCCACTTCATGACGTCTTCGTTCGAAAAGTAAAAATGCTGAAGAAACCCAAGTTTGAAT tggGAAAACTCATGGAGCTCCATGGTGAAGGTGGTGGTTCTGGGAAAGCTACTGGTGATGAGACAGGTGCTAAAGTTGAACGAGCTG